The following proteins come from a genomic window of Polaribacter dokdonensis:
- a CDS encoding aminopeptidase P N-terminal domain-containing protein codes for MKVFKFLLVLCLVFSVESIAQVPTDFLSKDFHKDRRDVLRSKMPKNSVAVVFANPLRNRANDVDYVFHQDPNFYYLTGYREPNGVLVLFSEEQTDAKGNTYNEILYVQKRDARAEQWNGKRLGVEGAKNELGFKMAFNASEFLSTNIDYKKFDKVFIEKFNDDYRNLGGADIFDLVKSFKIKAAYNPDAYLSRMKEYVYSNVAQTPVESSANVINIIDRLSTRSEEIKDDKLLNAYKTAESDAIRKKVQQKISLALKPKTNIDLNFLPTNLATMREVKTAEEVKLLTKAVRISAVGQIEVMKAMKPHMSETELQGIHEFVYKKYGAEYEGYPSIVGAGNNGCILHYIENNKTKVGNDLVLMDLGAEYRGFTADVTRTIPANGKFTKEQKEIYDLVYEAQEAGIALYTVGTSMGAPNQAARKIINEGLFKLGIIKSVDERHNYFPHGTSHHIGLDVHDPGNYNTFEENMVVTMEPGIYIPDGSPCDKKWWGIGIRIEDDILVTKNGPVNLSEEAPRTTEAIEAMMAKKSVLDEFILPDLDK; via the coding sequence AAGAATTCTGTGGCTGTAGTTTTTGCAAATCCATTAAGAAATAGAGCAAATGACGTAGATTATGTGTTTCATCAAGATCCTAACTTTTATTATTTAACTGGTTATAGAGAACCAAATGGAGTTTTAGTTCTTTTTTCTGAAGAACAGACAGATGCTAAAGGCAATACTTATAATGAAATTTTATATGTACAAAAAAGAGATGCTAGAGCAGAACAATGGAATGGAAAACGTTTAGGAGTAGAAGGTGCTAAAAATGAGTTAGGATTTAAAATGGCATTTAATGCATCAGAATTTTTAAGTACGAATATTGATTATAAGAAGTTTGATAAAGTTTTTATAGAAAAGTTTAATGACGATTATAGAAATTTAGGAGGTGCAGATATTTTTGATTTGGTAAAATCATTCAAAATAAAAGCAGCATATAATCCTGATGCATACCTTTCTAGAATGAAAGAGTATGTGTACAGTAATGTTGCACAAACACCTGTAGAAAGCAGTGCAAATGTGATTAATATCATAGACCGTTTATCAACTAGATCTGAAGAAATTAAAGATGATAAGTTGTTGAATGCCTATAAAACTGCAGAGTCAGATGCTATTAGAAAAAAAGTTCAGCAAAAAATTTCATTAGCATTAAAACCTAAAACCAATATCGATTTAAATTTTTTACCTACTAATTTAGCTACAATGCGTGAAGTTAAAACTGCAGAGGAAGTAAAATTGTTAACCAAAGCAGTTAGAATTTCTGCTGTTGGACAAATTGAGGTAATGAAAGCGATGAAACCTCATATGTCTGAAACTGAATTACAAGGTATTCATGAATTTGTATACAAAAAATATGGAGCAGAGTATGAAGGGTATCCTTCAATAGTTGGAGCAGGAAATAATGGCTGTATTTTACATTATATAGAGAATAACAAAACTAAAGTTGGTAACGATTTGGTTTTAATGGATTTAGGTGCAGAGTATAGAGGTTTTACAGCAGATGTTACACGTACAATACCTGCAAACGGAAAATTTACCAAAGAGCAAAAAGAGATTTATGATTTGGTTTATGAAGCTCAAGAAGCTGGTATTGCTTTATATACAGTTGGTACGAGTATGGGAGCACCAAATCAAGCAGCAAGAAAAATTATAAACGAAGGTTTATTTAAATTAGGTATCATAAAATCTGTAGATGAAAGACATAATTATTTCCCTCATGGAACTTCTCATCACATTGGTTTAGATGTACATGATCCAGGAAATTACAATACGTTTGAAGAGAATATGGTAGTTACTATGGAACCTGGAATTTACATACCTGATGGGAGTCCATGTGATAAAAAATGGTGGGGAATAGGAATACGTATTGAAGACGACATTTTAGTAACCAAAAACGGACCTGTGAATCTATCTGAAGAAGCACCAAGAACTACAGAAGCTATTGAAGCAATGATGGCTAAAAAATCAGTTCTAGATGAATTTATTTTGCCAGATTTAGATAAATAA
- a CDS encoding NAD(P)H-binding protein, whose amino-acid sequence MGKTAIILGATGLTGNLLLEQLITDNNYSKIKLFSRNSVDVTSDKIEEFIIDLLALEDSTKDFVADEVFCCIGTTAAKTKDKKLYKAIDYGIPVTAAKIAKENGIATFIVMSSMGADKNSSVFYNRTKGEMERDVLNQRINNTYVLRPSLIGGNRNEFRLGEKMGQGIMRVFNPLLVGSLEKYKMIHPEKIATCMRILANTKPIETIFSSDKIQEIANTK is encoded by the coding sequence ATGGGTAAAACTGCAATTATTTTAGGTGCTACAGGTTTAACTGGAAATCTATTGCTTGAGCAATTAATAACTGATAATAATTATTCAAAGATTAAATTATTTTCAAGAAATTCTGTTGATGTTACATCAGATAAAATTGAGGAATTTATAATCGATTTATTAGCGTTAGAAGATTCAACCAAAGACTTTGTTGCAGATGAAGTTTTTTGTTGTATTGGAACAACAGCTGCCAAAACCAAAGATAAAAAATTGTACAAAGCAATTGATTATGGAATTCCTGTTACTGCAGCAAAGATTGCAAAAGAAAATGGCATTGCCACTTTTATAGTGATGTCTTCAATGGGTGCAGATAAAAATAGTTCTGTTTTTTATAATAGAACAAAGGGAGAAATGGAACGTGATGTTTTAAACCAGCGTATAAACAATACTTATGTTTTAAGACCATCTTTAATAGGTGGAAATCGAAATGAGTTTAGGTTAGGAGAAAAGATGGGACAAGGAATAATGCGTGTTTTTAATCCACTTTTAGTGGGAAGTCTAGAGAAATATAAAATGATTCATCCAGAAAAAATAGCTACTTGTATGCGAATTTTGGCCAACACAAAACCTATAGAAACTATTTTTAGTTCGGATAAAATTCAAGAAATAGCAAATACAAAATAA
- a CDS encoding VF530 family DNA-binding protein: MSKEQPNNPLHGIKLATILEELYLEYGWEELGYALNINAFKNNPTYKSSLKFLRTTPWAREKVEQFYVKNMID, encoded by the coding sequence ATGAGTAAAGAGCAACCAAACAATCCTTTGCATGGTATTAAATTAGCCACAATTTTAGAAGAATTATATTTAGAGTATGGTTGGGAAGAATTGGGCTATGCCTTAAATATTAATGCATTTAAAAATAATCCTACCTATAAATCGTCGTTAAAATTTTTAAGAACTACACCTTGGGCTAGAGAAAAAGTAGAACAATTTTATGTGAAAAATATGATAGATTAA